A stretch of the Macaca mulatta isolate MMU2019108-1 chromosome 14, T2T-MMU8v2.0, whole genome shotgun sequence genome encodes the following:
- the FADS3 gene encoding fatty acid desaturase 3 isoform X1 codes for MGGVGEPGPREGSAQPGAPLPTFCWEQIRAHDQPGDKWLVIERRVYDISRWAQRHPGGSRLIGHHGAEDATDAFRAFHQDLNFVRKFLQPLLIGELAPEEPSQDGPLNAQLVEDFRALHQAAEDMKLFDASPTFFAFLLGHILAMEVLAWLLIYLLGPGWVPSALAAFILAISQAQSWCLQHDLGHASIFKKSRWNHVAQKFVMGQLKGFSAHWWNFRHFQHHAKPNIFHKDPDVTVAPVFLLGESSVEYGKKKRRYLPYNQQHLYFFLIGPPLLTLVNFEVENLAYMLVCMQWADLLWAASFYARFFLSYLPFYGVPGVLLFFVAVRVLESHWFVWITQMNHIPKEIGHEKHRDWASSQLAATCNVEPSLFTNWFSGHLNFQIEHHLFPRMPRHNYSRVAPLVKSLCAKHGLSYEVKPFLTALVDIVRSLKKSGDIWLDAYLHQ; via the exons ATGGGCGGCGTCGGGGAGCCCGGTCCGCGGGAGGGATCCGCGCAGCCGGGGGCACCGCTGCCCACCTTCTGCTGGGAGCAGATCCGCGCGCACGACCAGCCCGGCGACAAGTGGCTGGTCATCGAGCGCCGCGTCTACGACATCAGCCGCTGGGCACAGCGGCACCCAGGGGGCAGCCGCCTCATCGGCCACCACGGCGCTGAGGACGCCACG GATGCCTTCCGTGCCTTCCATCAAGATCTCAATTTCGTGCGCAAGTTCCTACAGCCCCTGTTGATTGGAGAGCTGGCACCAGAGGAACCCAGCCAGGATGGACCCCTGAAT GCACAGCTGGTCGAGGACTTCCGAGCCCTGCACCAGGCAGCCGAGGACATGAAGCTGTTTGATGCCAGTCCCACCTTCTTTGCTTTCCTACTGGGCCACATCCTGGCCATGGAGGTGCTGGCCTGGCTCCTCATCTACCTCCTGGGTCCTGGCTGGGTGCCCAGTGCCCTGGCCGCCTTCATCCTGGCCATCTCCCAG GCTCAGTCCTGGTGTCTGCAACATGATCTGGGCCATGCCTCCATCTTCAAGAAGTCCCGGTGGAACCATGTGGCCCAGAAGTTTGTGATGGGGCAGCTAAAG GGTTTCTCCGCCCACTGGTGGAACTTCCGCCACTTCCAGCACCACGCCAAGCCCAACATCTTCCACAAAGACCCAGATGTGACGGTGGCGCCCGTCTTCCTACTGGGGGAGTCATCCGTcgag TACGGCAAGAAGAAACGCAGATACCTACCCTACAACCAGCAGCATCTGTACTTCTTCCTGA TCGGCCCGCCGCTGCTCACCCTGGTGAACTTTGAAGTGGAAAATCTGGCGTACATGCTGGTGTGCATGCAGTGGGCG GATTTGCTCTGGGCCGCCAGCTTCTATGCCCGCTTCTTCTTATCCTACCTCCCCTTCTACGGTGTCCCTGGGGTGCTGCTCTTCTTTGTTGCTGTCAG GGTCCTGGAGAGCCACTGGTTCGTGTGGATCACACAGATGAACCACATCCCCAAGGAGATCGGCCATGAGAAGCACCGGGACTGGGCCAGCTCTCAG CTGGCAGCCACCTGCAACGTGGAGCCCTCACTTTTCACCAACTGGTTCAGCGGGCACCTCAACTTCCAGATCGAGCACCA cctcttcCCCAGGATGCCGAGACACAACTACAGCCGGGTGGCCCCACTGGTCAAgtcactgtgtgccaagcacGGCCTCAGCTACGAAGTGAAGCCCTTCCTCACTGCGCTGGTGGACATCGTCAG atcCCTGAAGAAGTCTGGTGACATCTGGCTGGATGCCTACCTCCATCAGTGA
- the FADS3 gene encoding fatty acid desaturase 3 isoform X2, with translation MGGVGEPGPREGSAQPGAPLPTFCWEQIRAHDQPGDKWLVIERRVYDISRWAQRHPGGSRLIGHHGAEDATDAFRAFHQDLNFVRKFLQPLLIGELAPEEPSQDGPLNAQLVEDFRALHQAAEDMKLFDASPTFFAFLLGHILAMEAQSWCLQHDLGHASIFKKSRWNHVAQKFVMGQLKGFSAHWWNFRHFQHHAKPNIFHKDPDVTVAPVFLLGESSVEYGKKKRRYLPYNQQHLYFFLIGPPLLTLVNFEVENLAYMLVCMQWADLLWAASFYARFFLSYLPFYGVPGVLLFFVAVRVLESHWFVWITQMNHIPKEIGHEKHRDWASSQLAATCNVEPSLFTNWFSGHLNFQIEHHLFPRMPRHNYSRVAPLVKSLCAKHGLSYEVKPFLTALVDIVRSLKKSGDIWLDAYLHQ, from the exons ATGGGCGGCGTCGGGGAGCCCGGTCCGCGGGAGGGATCCGCGCAGCCGGGGGCACCGCTGCCCACCTTCTGCTGGGAGCAGATCCGCGCGCACGACCAGCCCGGCGACAAGTGGCTGGTCATCGAGCGCCGCGTCTACGACATCAGCCGCTGGGCACAGCGGCACCCAGGGGGCAGCCGCCTCATCGGCCACCACGGCGCTGAGGACGCCACG GATGCCTTCCGTGCCTTCCATCAAGATCTCAATTTCGTGCGCAAGTTCCTACAGCCCCTGTTGATTGGAGAGCTGGCACCAGAGGAACCCAGCCAGGATGGACCCCTGAAT GCACAGCTGGTCGAGGACTTCCGAGCCCTGCACCAGGCAGCCGAGGACATGAAGCTGTTTGATGCCAGTCCCACCTTCTTTGCTTTCCTACTGGGCCACATCCTGGCCATGGAG GCTCAGTCCTGGTGTCTGCAACATGATCTGGGCCATGCCTCCATCTTCAAGAAGTCCCGGTGGAACCATGTGGCCCAGAAGTTTGTGATGGGGCAGCTAAAG GGTTTCTCCGCCCACTGGTGGAACTTCCGCCACTTCCAGCACCACGCCAAGCCCAACATCTTCCACAAAGACCCAGATGTGACGGTGGCGCCCGTCTTCCTACTGGGGGAGTCATCCGTcgag TACGGCAAGAAGAAACGCAGATACCTACCCTACAACCAGCAGCATCTGTACTTCTTCCTGA TCGGCCCGCCGCTGCTCACCCTGGTGAACTTTGAAGTGGAAAATCTGGCGTACATGCTGGTGTGCATGCAGTGGGCG GATTTGCTCTGGGCCGCCAGCTTCTATGCCCGCTTCTTCTTATCCTACCTCCCCTTCTACGGTGTCCCTGGGGTGCTGCTCTTCTTTGTTGCTGTCAG GGTCCTGGAGAGCCACTGGTTCGTGTGGATCACACAGATGAACCACATCCCCAAGGAGATCGGCCATGAGAAGCACCGGGACTGGGCCAGCTCTCAG CTGGCAGCCACCTGCAACGTGGAGCCCTCACTTTTCACCAACTGGTTCAGCGGGCACCTCAACTTCCAGATCGAGCACCA cctcttcCCCAGGATGCCGAGACACAACTACAGCCGGGTGGCCCCACTGGTCAAgtcactgtgtgccaagcacGGCCTCAGCTACGAAGTGAAGCCCTTCCTCACTGCGCTGGTGGACATCGTCAG atcCCTGAAGAAGTCTGGTGACATCTGGCTGGATGCCTACCTCCATCAGTGA